The genomic window TATTCCAGAAGTTTTGTCTTTCTTAATATTTTTTTAATAGTATAAATCACGAAAGTAGAAAATAAGTTTTAAAGTTTAGCTTGGTTATATAAAAAAAGTAGCTAGTTTCTAATAGCTACGAACTCAAAAATGTACCTTGTACTACAAAAGCGCGTAATAGAGAATACATAGCACCAAACAGCATCACAAAACTGAAGGGTCTGGTTGCTGTCAAGTGGTTTGTAGTAAGGACTTAAGTCCTTACTACAAACTTGCTGAAAATCTCCATTTAATTATTTGAGCATAGTTTTAGCAAAAATAATTTCATTTGCTATATCCATGACATCATTGACTACATCTTCTGCGGTGGATTCATCATTGATGTACTGATTGAGTGACTTAAATTTTTCTATTGATATGTTGCCAATTAATTGATTATCCCAATCTTGCAACATTTCATCAAACACCTTTTTAGCATCACCACTTGTACACACAATCGGAATTACGGGAATTTTTTCCTGTTTGGCGTATAGATAAGTTTCATAAGTACCGCCAAGTCCTCCTAGAAGGATGACTAAATCGGATTGTTGCAAACTTTTGAGCCATTCATTAATACCTGATTCTGTATATTGTACAGTTCCACCTCTAAACATAGGCTGCGTTCCATGCAGAACTATTTGTGTTAACTTATGGGAAAGAGGAATATTTTTTGATGCTAGTTTATTGGCGAAGCTTTCAGATACTAGATAATCTACTCCTTGCCAACCACCTGTAATCAAATTGTAATCATATTCTGCTATTTTCTCACCAAGTTTTTTGGCTGTTAGATACACTTCTACAGGTAGTTGATAGTTACCTGTACCCGCTACTAAGATGCTCTTTTTATTTCTCATTTTTGCCGCATCGTTTTTAATAGCTGAGGTAAGTTGTTCGATAAATACATCAAAATTTTTCGATGGATCAATGCTGAGTTTATCAGCAATAAATAGGATAAAATCATCAATTTTTTGAGAGATTTCTCTAATTTTATCCGCGACACTGTTCATGGCTGAATCTGCATTAAGTTGCAAGTCAGCGTTGATTATCTCATCTATTTTGTGTTTTTGTTGCTTCCAGTAATTTATATATTTAAATTGTCCATCTTTACTGTAAATGTTGGCATCTTCTAAGACTACTGGAAATATTTTTTGTTCATAATTTTTAGATTTCATGATTTCTACAGCTTCAAACATACAGTATTCTGATTTCAAGTATTTGTCACTGATAACTACAATTACATAGTTACCACTCCCAATTTCGAGCATAAAATTCTGTATGCTTTTACCCAAAGATAAATAATTGCGATCGCGGATTAATTTATAATTTTGGGCTAGGAGTGTTTCACAAATCCTATCTACCAACTCTTCCCGCCGCTTACCTGATTCACTTCTATCGTCTTTCCAGGCATAGGATATATATATTTCATTCATATTCTTACAAGATATAAGCTTCACACAAAATAAGAATGGTGGAAAACATCCACCATTCTGTCTTAAATATAACGGCAACTTTATTGCAGAAAATCTTTGGTGAGCTTATGATTAATAAGTATGTCCATATCATATTCAATATTATCTAACATGATAGAAAAATTGGTTCTATCATATTCTCCCTCGGCAAAAGTTTCTAAAAATAAATCATTTTCATCTCCATAAATATAGGCTTTCATAAATAAAAATTCAGAATTTAATTCATTTACATATTCTAAAAGATGTATTCTTTTAACATTTAGTTCACAGGAATAAATTGTTCTGATTAATACTCCTCTGCCATCAATGTATCTAATCATTAAATTATGCTTTCTAGGGTGACGACAAAAAATTAATTCGTCATCTTCTTCAACATGGTATCCATTAAATTCCAAATGATTACGGTATCTAGCTAAAGCATGAGCTACGGATTCACTAATATTGAGTTCTGACATAACTTATAGTCCTCAGAGATGTGGATAGCTGATCTGACTTTTCATGTTATGTGGAAAAGCTAACGCGAAACCTAACCCCCCAACACCCTTCCCTAGTAGGGAAGGGAGAATATGTAGAGACGTTGCATTCAACGTGTCTACAGTTGTAGGGGAGAGGTACTAAGCGCGAGTTCGCTCTTAGCGTTCTCGTAGAGTAGCCGCTCTGCGCCTTTGGAAAGGGGTTTTCCAGATCCCGTGAAAAGTCAGGATAGCTGATGAACTAAATTTAGTATTCCCTGAGAAGCGAGTATTTCATCATCATTGACACTCTCACCACAGTTAGAACAATTCTGCGAAGTATAATGGGGAAGGACTGCAACTGTCACCACACCAAAAACTTTACCAAAACACTCAACCCATTCACGAAACAGCGACCACGACGCAGACGCTCGAAGACTCGCTAACGCTGCGCTATCACTAATCGATTTAGCCAAGCGATGATTCTTGACGGGTTCGCCAGCCGCTTCAAGTCGGCAAAGCCATTCGGTGGCTCATGGTAAATTTGTAAAATTACCTAAGTTGGGATTGTGACAACATCTGCTCAAATACTATCACTGGTTAAAAACCCGGAACGCTTAGAAGCACGTCTGGCGGAAATTCCCCCAGAACCGGGGGTTTATTTCATGCGAGATGGTAGCGATCGCATTATATATATAGGTAAATCGCGGAAATTGCGATCGCGCGTCCGTTCTTATTTCCGCGAGGGTTACAACAAAACTGAACGTATCGCCACAATGGTGAAGCAGGTGACGGAGATTGAATTTATCGTCACTGATACTGAAGCGGAAGCCTTGGCGTTGGAAGCGAACTTAATCAAGCAGCATCAACCATACTTTAATGTGCTGCTGAAAGATGATAAAAAATATCCCTACGTCTGTATCACTTGGTCAGAAGACTATCCCCGCATTTTCATCACTCGCAAACGTCAACTGGGGAAAGAAAAAGATAAGTATTATGGGCCTTATACTGATTCAGGTCTATTAAGAGGCATACTCCACCTATCTAAACGGATATTTACCTTAAGACAACGACCCCAACCACTGTTTAAAGACCGTCCTTGCTTAAATTATGATATTGGTCGCTGTCCGGGTGTGTGTCAAAAGCTGATTTCGCCAGAAGAATACCGTAAAACTGTGCAGAAAGTCGCAATGGTATTTCAAGGAAGGACGCAAGAACTGATCGATATTTTGAACGAACAAATGCAAACAGCCGCCGAGTCACTTAACTTTGAGTTGGCGGGGAGAATCCGTGATCAAATAGCTGGGTTAAAGTCTCTGAATGCACAGCAGAAGGTTTCCTTACCAGATGATACTATTTCACGGGATGCTATTGCTTTATCATCTGACACACAACACGCCTGTATCCAATTATTTCAGATTCGCGCCGGTCAATTGGTCGGACGTTTAGCATTTGTGGCTGAATCTCAAGCTGAACCAGGCGCAATTCTACAACGGGTGTTAGAGGAACACTACCAAACGGCTGACTCTGTAGAAATTCCCGCAGAAATTTTAGTACAGCATGAGTTACCAGACGGGGAAATGTTGGCGGAAGCTTTGACGCAACACAAGGGAAGAAAAGTCACAATTTTAACTCCCCAGCGTCAAACTAAGGCAGAATTAATTGAGATGGTGGAACGCAATGCCCAGTATGAATTGCAAAGGATGCAAAAATTGGGCGATCAAAATCACCAATCTATGCAAGATTTAGCAGCGATTCTCGATTTACCCGACTTACCCCACCGCATCGAAGGTTACGATATCTCCCACATTCAAGGGTCAAATGCTGTCGCTTCCCAAGTTGTCTTCATCGATGGGATACCCGCCAAACAATACTATCGCCACTACAAAATTAAAAATCCCACAGTCACCATAGGACATTCAGATGATTTCGCTAGTTTAGCAGAAGTGATTCAACGACGGTTTCGCAAGTATGCAGAAGATCCACAACTACCACGGGTAGATAACCCTGACTGGCCTGATTTAGTGATGATAGACGGTGGTAAAGGACAACTATCTTCAGTGGTTACTGTTTTGCAGGAGATGAATTTACTAGAAGACTTGCGAGTTGTGAGTTTAGCCAAGAAGCGAGAAGAGATTTTTTTACCGGGAGAATCAACACCTTTAACCACTGATAGCGAACAACCAGGTGTACAACTGCTGCGACGACTGCGAGACGAAGCACATCGTTTTGCTGTGAGTTTCCATCGTCAACAACGGAGTGATAAATTAAAGCGATCGCGTTTAGATGAAATTCCCGGTTTGGGACACCATCGCCAAAAGCTGCTTTTAGGACATTTTCGTTCTGTTGACTATCTCCGACAAGCCACACCCACACAAATCGCCGAAGTTCCAGGTATTGGGACAAAGTTAGCACAAACAATCTACGACTATTTCCATCCCTCGTGATGATATCCACTTTATTGTTTGTAGTAAGGACTTTAGTCCTTCTTTTCCGACTAAAGTCCTTACTAATAACTCAATAACAAGAATTTTACATTGCTTAATATAGTGTGATTTATTTCCGGCGATTTACTTAATCAATCATTAATCTAGCTAAAATCTCATTCCATTTTTCTTTGTGAATTTTTTTAAGTTCCGTATCTGATTTTATTAATTTAAGAAGCAATTTTAATTTTCAATGCTTCAAATTGTAGCGATCGCCAGTCCTAATAGTATTTTTACTCATAGGTCGAGGTTTTTCGCCATAGGGAAGGCTACTTACGCATAGCAATATCCCCGACTTCTCAAAGAAGTCGGGGATATGAGCCTAGTTTTGGATGAAAGGAAAGATTAACCAAACATTAAGAAAGTAATTTTGTTACTAAAGCTACAGTAATTAACTGATTTTGACATTTGAATACAAAGATAGCTTTTTATTTTTTTAGAAACGACTGTTAATAGCTTTATCTCAAGGTATTACTCATTGGGATCAGTCAAAATCTAAGAAAAGTTGTATAAAATATTAATTCTTATATCTCAAGTAGGATGGTCAAATCACCGGAACGTTAAGATAATAACCAATAATTCTGCCCAATTTTCAAATTTACAACCTTGTTTAAGATAGACAGCTAGACTTTTAGCTGTTTACAGTTTTCTGTGTTAATAAAATTTTTTTAGCATTTACCATCATTACAACCGGGGTCAACAATGCAGATAGTACAAAAAATTTACTGTCCAAACTGTGGTAGTGGGGCTGAACGTCACTATATTTCTGATAGCCAATTAACTAGAACACAATGCCATAGTTGTGACTACTTGATGATATCTTGCACTAAGACAGGTAGAGTAATTGAAGCTTATGCTCCAGGAATTTACGCAAGAAAATAGTTGATGGTGTAGGGGTTAGCGCAGTTGCAAGAATAATGATGAGTATTGAACTCGGCACTATTACCCAGAAAGATTAGACCGTGGGAAAGAAAAATAACTTCCGAAAAACTTGGAAAACATTAACTGAACTAGGTCAAGAATTTGGAGTATCAGCCATAAAATTCGGTAATCTGCTTAAACAGCATGGATTACGGGAAAAAGATGGTGAACCTAGTCAATTAGCAAAAGATGGCGTTTTCTTTGAGAAAATTACGCCTAAAGAAGGTAAGCCGTATTATTTATGGCATAGTCAAAAAACATCTGAATACCTTATTGCTCAAGGTGTAGCGAAGAATGGTGTATCAGCTAAAGATGCTGAAAAAATGACTGAAGCTAGAAAGTTAGCACGTTCTTACATGGAGGCTCAAAAGTTAGATGAGGAAGGTTCTAAACTCGGTTACATGATGCTTTCGGAAATGGTAGATGACATTAAAAAAATTGGTTTAGAGCGATTCAATGAAGCTCTCAAATCAATTGGATACAAAGGTAATGAAGTTACTTTGGAAGGCTGGGAGTAGTATTCTCAACGTTTGTCTTGATTTACTCATTACTCATTTAAGAGGACATAAGGCGCGATCGCTTGCAGTTAATTTAGAGTTAGTCTGTAAATAATCTTGGAGGAAATCACAACCTCTCTCCAGGAGGTGGGCTAATTTTAAATCAGCTAAGTTGCGGAACATTACCCTACCGTTACTGCTACCTCCAGCCAAAATTTCACCATCGGGACTAAAACTGACGCTGGTTATTTTTTCTTTATCGCCTTTTAAGGAAATAAGTAAAGTCCCTTCCCTATTCCACAGCTTAATTTGATCTTCACTACTAGCGGCTAAAATCTGACCATCGGGGCTAAAACTAAGGCTGGTAAAATTATTGCCATCTCCAGTGAGAGTTTTTAACAATTGACCATCCCGTCGCCATAGTTTGACGGTGCTATCAATACTTGCGGAAGCCACAATTTTACTATCAGGCGACCACGTTACGCCGTTAACTTGGCGGTTGTGGTCTTTGAGGGTGTGTAGGAGTTGACCATCCCGACTCCACAGTTTCACAGTTAAATCATCACTGACGGAGGCGAGTAATTTACCATCGGGGCTAAAGCTAACCCAGTTTACTGCATCCTTGTGACCTATAAGTGTATGGAGTAATTTACCGTCTCGACTCCATAACTTCACTGTTTTATCTTTACTCGCTGAAGCTATGACTTGATAATCTGGCGACCAGGCTACACCCCAGACTGTATCAGTATGACCTATAAGTGTATGGAGTAATTTACCGTCTCGACTCCATAATTTTACCATTTTATCTCTACTTACTGAAGCTATAACTTGACCATCTCCAGACCAAGCTACACCCCAAACTATGTCTTTGTGGTCTTTAAGAGTTTGTAAGAGTTTGCCGTCATGAGTAAAGATTTTTACAGTATGATCTCGACTAGCAGCTGCTACGGTCTGGCTTTTAGGCCTAAAGCTAATGCTAGTTACCCCAAAATTATCATTATCAGTTTCGGGGTTACGCTGCAATATATCGTCCCACCGCCAAAGTTTGACTGTTTTATCCCGACTGGTAGAAACTAAGGTGTGACCGTCAGGACTGAAACTCACACTATTTACCCAATTGTTATGTCCTCTCAACGTCCCCAATAACAAACCATCTAAAGTCCAAAGTTTTATAGTTTCGTCGGTACTTGCGGACGCAATGGTCTGACCATCAGGGTTAAAACTGATACTGGTGACTCCCCCAGTATGACCTGTGATGTTTTTCAGGAGTCGCCCTTGGAGATTCCAAAGTTTGATGTTCTGGTCTAAACCCGCACTAGCAATAATTTGACCATTGGGCGACCAAGCGACACTTAAAATTACATCCTCGTGACCATTCCAGCTTTTGAGGATTTGTCCGTCACGTTTCCACAGCTTGATAGTTTTGTCAGCACTGACTGAAACTAGGGTTTGACTATCAGGCGACCATGCTACACCCTGGACTACATCCCGGTGTCCTGTAAGAGTTTGGAGTAATTCACCTTCCCGACTCCAGAGTTTGATTGTCTTGTCGGTACTAGCGGAGGCGATCGCCTGTCCATCCGGGCTAAAATTGATACTATTGACCCCTGCTGTATGTCCTGGGAGGGTTTTCAGCAGTTGACCTTGAGTATTCCACAGTTGAATTGTATTGTCTTGACTAGCAGAGGCGACTATTTGACTATCAGGACTGAAGCTAACATGATTAACTACTTGAGTATGCTGCAATGTCGTCGGAACTAGACTACCATCAGCACGCCAAAGTTTGACGGTGTTGTCAGCACTAGCTGAGGCAATTAAAGACCCATCAGGACTAAATGTAGCACTGTTAACACCAGAAGTATGTCCTTCTAAACGGTTATATTCCTTCACTCCCACAACTGCTTGATAGAGTGCTGTTTGTACCTTTTCTCTGGTGTAAGGGTCTACCCAAACAGCCCGTTGTAGTTTTCGCCCCGCTTTTATCCCTTCTTTTAAAGCATCAATACCCTTCTGGGATGCAAATAACGCCTCGCTGGAAACACTGAGGGTTTTGATTTCACTATCTACGGCCGTGATAATCGAAATACTTAACCCTAATATGGCAAATACAGAAGCCCCCAAAGCAATTGTCAGTGAACGATTTAATTTTGCTTCACTGAGTCTTTGCTGTTTTTGACTTTCTGCAAGTTGGGCGGTTAATTCTTTTTCTTTAAGTTCGGCGCGGAGTTGTTCTATTTCTAGTAGGCTAAGTTCTTCACGCTTACGTAAATCTCGTAATTCTGTGACTAAATCTAATCCTTGCTGGGGTTGAAAATCTGTAAGTTTGGCTTGCTGCTTTTTTTGTCGGAGTTCGCGTTTAAGTCGTTCAATTTCTGTTTGGCTTTGTTCGACTTTGTAACGCAGTTGGTTGAGTTGTGCTTGAAAGCTTGATTCTTGTTGTTGCAAGTAACGAATTAAATCTACTAAGTAATCATGTATTAGTTGATAACGTTCTGGAATATCGGGGAATAACACTACTAAACCAGAACTAACTAAAATATTTAAAACTAACTCTAATTTGCCAACATCTTCTAATTCTGCTAGTTCTGCTCCTAATTCGGCACGAGTTTTAAATGGTCTGTTGTTACTTTCATCTGTTAATAAATATAAAACTAATAAAGCTGCCCGTTCATTTTCTTCCCCACAATCTTTAATCAGGGCTTTAATATATCTTTCTATCAGTTTATTGGGGCGATATGGCTGATATTGGGCTAGAGTTGTGATTCCCTCATCTTGCAATTGTGCGCCAACTAGTTGCAATTCAATGGGGCGAATTTCTCCCATTTCTGTAGATAAGTCTTCAACTAAAGCATCAATTAATTCAGGTTCTAAATTAGAGTGGGAACGAGCGGTTAATTTTTCAATAATCGCTTTGGCGTATTCTGGAGAAAAATTATTTAATTGATAGCGGATATGTTTATCCAGAATATTATTATTAATTGCTTCTAGATGAGAAAGATGTTTAAATTCTAATAATTGATGTAAATAATCTTCTCTTAAGGAAAGAATGACCTTGACAAAAGATACATTTAAACAGTCGCTGATAAATTGATCAAATTGTTGTTTTTGTTGGCGGTCGGTGCAGCCAAAGAAAAATTCTTCAAATTGATCAAAAATTAAAACTGTGATGAGATGATTATCAGCATTTTGATATAATTTTTCTAAGATATAGCCAATAGTTATAGGCTTTTCCGTCACAGGTGCAATGGCTGCATCTCCTTGGAGGTGAGAAATTGCCACATTCAAAGATTTACCCAATTCTCGTACCCAATCGGTGTAAACTTGCAGGACTACAGGCACAGCAATTTGATCACCAATGGCGCGATTTTGTAAGGCTGGAACTAACCCGGCTGTGACAGTGGAACTCTTACCCACCCCAGAGGGGCCATGAATGACGATCAATTTCTGGTCAGCCCGGCTAATTCTGCCAATTAAGTTATTAATATCCCGTTCCCGACCGGAAGCTGCAATTTCTAAAGCGACGCTGCTACTTCCTGAAGGAGACATTAAAGCGGGGTTCGTAGCTTGTCTTTGGGGTTGCAAACGACCTGCACCAATGAAAGCCCGAAAGCCGTATTGTTGTTCTACAGAACGGCGTTTTTGGCGGATGCAATAGGCTTCTACATAACGACCGGCTTCAAAATAGAGCGATCGCAATTGCCGCAGCATTCTAATATAACGATGGGCATCATATTGATGGGTGCTATTTTCTAACGCTAGGGGTAATGCTTGGGCGGCTTTATCTAAATACGCTTGCGCCACTACTTTTTCACCCAATTTTTGCTGGGCTTTGGCTAAGACTAGGTAATAAATCTGCGTTAATAGCAGAGGAAACAGACAATCATGGGATTGAGTATCATTTTGTTGTGCTTCGTCTAACTTGAGTAGGGAAACATGGGCTAAAATACTCGCCTGTAACCAGCGTGATGATTGAACGGCGACTTGTGCTAAAAAACCATAGTCACAAGCTAGCTGAATTTGACTCCCATAATTTTGATGTAACTCTAGAGCATTTTCGGCTACTGTTTGTAATTCTTCCCACTCTTGCAGATGTTCCAATACTTCCGTCAGTTGACCGATAAATTCCGCCGCGATATCTGGTCTTTGCGCCACTTCTAAAATCCGCAAGCTTTTTTGTAAGCAAGATTTGGCTGCTTCCCAATGGGGACGGTTATCTAACTGGTTCTGTTCGGCTAAACGACAATGACACAACCCAATATAAAATAGCAACACTCCCTGTCTCAGTAAGGGGGGAGATGGGGGAGGTGGGGGAGAGGGGGAAGAAAATACACCCTCATCAGCTTTATTCCCTGTATCTTCACTAGCTACAAGTTGTTGCCAAACCAACAAGCTTTGGCGAAAATGATTTAAGGCGTAGTAAATGCGATCGCTGACATAATCATCCAGACCAAAAACAAACCTTAAACTGGCGTGTAATTCTGGCTCTAGAGTAATCCCGCGCTCATGTAGTTCATTGATAGCCCAGTGGAGTTCATCGCTATGTTCCCAAACTTGTTCTAGGGTGGAATAATTTTCTGTAACTTGTGCTGGTCGGCGTTGTCTTTGCTCGTTGGTTAATACCTTGGCGAATAAACAGCCTGTTTCTTGTTGCAAAAATTGCTGCAACTCTGGGGTAGTCATTTCAAACCGAATTGGGGTCGCCGCCCAACTCGCAAAATCAGGAGCTAAACGCACTACTTTCTGTAAAACCTGCTCATTCACCCAAAAAACCATAGGAAAGTCATGGCGTTTGGGTAATTCATCGCGGATATGATTAATTGACCTGAGTAAATCGTCAATTTCATCTACAGTATCTAAACCTAAAACCATCAATGCTGATGGCGGTTGACTGTCAGCCACAAGCTGAAAATGTAGGGCTGTGTAAAGACTTCTGGTGTTGTGGGGTAAAACAACTTTTTGGATGCGGGCTACCCCAGCCGCTAATTTATCTAGTGATTCCAAAACGCGCTCTTGTAACACTCGATAATTGCAGCAGACTACAACCACGGAAAAATGACCGCAAGAAAGGGTGATTGCTCGCCATAAACTCTGTAAAGCTCGGTCATTAGCTGCTTTTATATCTGCTGGTAATTGTCTTTCAACCATGACTTAAATTTTTGTGTCTCGGCTAAAACTGGGTTGACAGCAAACCAAGCCCCTTGGTGGTCGCGGTATTCAAATACAAATAAACTACGCAATAAGGTATGGTATTCTATATCACCTCTAACCCGTTGTTGCTGCACCACTTGAAAGATTAACTCCCACTCGTGGCTATCAATAGGGTTAACGCGGTAATCCCGTTGTCTTTGAATCACCAACTCAACACATTCCCTTTCAAAGGGTGGGTCTTGTTCTCGCAGACAGTCAAACAGCAATCCTAACAAGTCGCGCACATGACCACCACTGATCAGGCACAATCGATCTAGTGTTTCTAAGTTATCAAACACTTCTGTAATTAAGCTTAAGCGATCGCTCGGCTCAATGTCAGGAAAGGCTCTAGCTAAGACCATTTGGCGGATCAAGTTTAGCCCTTGGTTAAAAATCTCCCCAGAACGCAGCCGCACCGGAATCATCGGTAAAACCTTCGGTGCTACCCCACCGCCTAAACGGTGTTGCAGTTCCGCGCTATCGTTAGAAAAAGTTAAAGCCAGGGGAATGGTGTAAACTACATGACAATTCAGTTTACGTAACTGTTCACCCCGTTCAATAAATAAATATTCTGGCAGCGATCGCCCCGATGGTAAAGGGCGAATTGCTACCCTGTCTAAGTTATCGACAATTACCACTAAGCCTTTTTTCCCTTTGGCTTTGAGTTCTTTGTCAGCCCGTTCTAATAGTTCTTGATTAATAGATTGCAAAATATTTTGGGTGCGCGGTTCGAGGTAGTCACGCAAGCGGCGGCGCAGTTGGGGGCTTTCTTTGGTTTTGGCGGTAATTTTGGCAATCCCTACAGATAACTCCGCTTCTACTCCCAAGTCGATAGGGGTTTGCAAAAAATCTACCACCTCACTAAATAACTTAGTGAAATAGTTGGGTTTGATGCGAATTTTCATTGCTTCGAGACTTTCGCTCACCTGACCTGCGATCGCTAGTAAAATATCAGTCACATCCACATCCGCCATTTCTAAGACGTGGGTAGACTCAAAATAAACGACATGAAATTGCTGTTCTTCTAACTCAGCCTTGAGACGCAATAACTCTGTAGATTTCCCACAACCCAAATGTCCTGTAAATAGTTGACAGGTAGGTGCATTGGGTGAGATGCGGCTAATCGTGCGCTGCAAAGCCTCAATGATTTTTCCACCCCGCACTGATGCAAAATCAATATAGTACCTGCGATCGTTTTTATTGCCGATCATCAGTGGTCTACTGGGATTGCAAGCCTGATAAAATTTTTCTAAGTCTAGGGGCATAGGTATAGATGTTACAGGGGACAGGTTACAGGGGACAGGTTACAAGAGACAGGTTACAGGGGACAGGGGACTGGGGTCTGGGGACAGATAAGTATTTAGTAATTAGTAATTAGCAATTAGTGCTAATTACTCAGCACGCTGCTCACGCCACCTACGCTAAGAGGACTTTTATAGAGACGTAATTAATACTATCTCTACTGAGTTCTCTAGCCTTTAGTCGTTAATATAAAACCTAATCATTAGATATGTAACTTTTTGGCAATTTATGCTTTAATTTAGGAAATATTACCCAAATTACTCAATAATCTAGCAGCATTAAGGATATTTTGCCTCTCTTGTTGTATTTTTGTATACAAAAAATATCAAACCTGAATTTACATAAGTACAAATATGATTAAACTTACAGACTCGCAAAAATGTCGAATCTGATCCAATATCTTGTTATAAATATTAAGAATATTTCACCAATCAAAATGTACCTGACAACACCTTTTAATTGTGTTTTGTATATATCAAAAAACACAATTAAAATATTAAATATAATCACTAAAGCGAGAAACGCTATAGCGTTACCTAATCAAAAGAGATATATGATAGCCCCTTCCTCGCTAGCGAGGAGGGGGTTGGGGGCGGGGTTCTTGTACTTCACTCCACAGAAAAACGCTATATTTATATTTTGCAATCACGTCTTCGCAAGCAATCTTCCGTTTGATCTCGTCCGTCTGCTATTAGCCATGAACTCATATGTGATTGATTATTTGCATTGTGATCAACCACAACAGTTGTAATAAACAACTGATTTGTGAAACTAGGTGTTTCACTATGAATGATAAGATTGACATCGGCATTATACAAATAAATAGGTAATGCCATCATGCCAATATAAATCTGCCTATTCATACCAACCTCAGTAAGAAATTTCCGATTGCGTTACTTTGTAGATGCCACCTGTTCAAAATTCAAAATTCAAAAATAACCCGGAATTTAAACACTAAGCATTGCGTATTTGTATTTATATTGTGTCGATTTACTCAATGCTACTGCTCGCAGAGACGCAATTGATCAATTACCTGTTCCGGGTTTGTTGAGAGTCGGCATTAACTACAATGTAGATACCATTCACCAACAACAGTAAAAGTAGTTTCACAGGATTGATACCAAAAAGCAAATGTTGAGACTGTCTTGGATGAACTTTTTCGTTTCGAGTTAAAAATCCACAGTCAATTAATTCCCATTCCCATTTTCTCATACTCAGTTGGGTTTAAAGAAAATTACCAAAATTATGTTTAAGAACTGGTTTTTTAGAATATTAATAATATTCCTGGGTCTGTGCCTGTTCGTGATTATCAGTGCGCGATTGGGAGCAGAAATTTTTTGGTTTCAGGAAGTCGGTTATCTGGGAGTATTTTTAGTTAGGCTGGTGACTCGTGGTGGTTTATGGGTGTTCATCACTGGGATAACTGCTGCTTACCTCTTGGGGAATCTGACTTTGGCGCAACGGCTGAAGCATCCCCAGTCTGTGAAAATTGAGGAAGTTCAGCTAGAGGCGGTGAGTCTGAGTAGCGAATTAAAAAAACTGGTGAGTCCTCAGTATCCTCAACGTCGTCAACCTCGTAAATATGATGAGCCAACTTTAAAACCATTCAAATTAC from Nostoc sp. UHCC 0870 includes these protein-coding regions:
- a CDS encoding nSTAND1 domain-containing NTPase, producing MVERQLPADIKAANDRALQSLWRAITLSCGHFSVVVVCCNYRVLQERVLESLDKLAAGVARIQKVVLPHNTRSLYTALHFQLVADSQPPSALMVLGLDTVDEIDDLLRSINHIRDELPKRHDFPMVFWVNEQVLQKVVRLAPDFASWAATPIRFEMTTPELQQFLQQETGCLFAKVLTNEQRQRRPAQVTENYSTLEQVWEHSDELHWAINELHERGITLEPELHASLRFVFGLDDYVSDRIYYALNHFRQSLLVWQQLVASEDTGNKADEGVFSSPSPPPPPSPPLLRQGVLLFYIGLCHCRLAEQNQLDNRPHWEAAKSCLQKSLRILEVAQRPDIAAEFIGQLTEVLEHLQEWEELQTVAENALELHQNYGSQIQLACDYGFLAQVAVQSSRWLQASILAHVSLLKLDEAQQNDTQSHDCLFPLLLTQIYYLVLAKAQQKLGEKVVAQAYLDKAAQALPLALENSTHQYDAHRYIRMLRQLRSLYFEAGRYVEAYCIRQKRRSVEQQYGFRAFIGAGRLQPQRQATNPALMSPSGSSSVALEIAASGRERDINNLIGRISRADQKLIVIHGPSGVGKSSTVTAGLVPALQNRAIGDQIAVPVVLQVYTDWVRELGKSLNVAISHLQGDAAIAPVTEKPITIGYILEKLYQNADNHLITVLIFDQFEEFFFGCTDRQQKQQFDQFISDCLNVSFVKVILSLREDYLHQLLEFKHLSHLEAINNNILDKHIRYQLNNFSPEYAKAIIEKLTARSHSNLEPELIDALVEDLSTEMGEIRPIELQLVGAQLQDEGITTLAQYQPYRPNKLIERYIKALIKDCGEENERAALLVLYLLTDESNNRPFKTRAELGAELAELEDVGKLELVLNILVSSGLVVLFPDIPERYQLIHDYLVDLIRYLQQQESSFQAQLNQLRYKVEQSQTEIERLKRELRQKKQQAKLTDFQPQQGLDLVTELRDLRKREELSLLEIEQLRAELKEKELTAQLAESQKQQRLSEAKLNRSLTIALGASVFAILGLSISIITAVDSEIKTLSVSSEALFASQKGIDALKEGIKAGRKLQRAVWVDPYTREKVQTALYQAVVGVKEYNRLEGHTSGVNSATFSPDGSLIASASADNTVKLWRADGSLVPTTLQHTQVVNHVSFSPDSQIVASASQDNTIQLWNTQGQLLKTLPGHTAGVNSINFSPDGQAIASASTDKTIKLWSREGELLQTLTGHRDVVQGVAWSPDSQTLVSVSADKTIKLWKRDGQILKSWNGHEDVILSVAWSPNGQIIASAGLDQNIKLWNLQGRLLKNITGHTGGVTSISFNPDGQTIASASTDETIKLWTLDGLLLGTLRGHNNWVNSVSFSPDGHTLVSTSRDKTVKLWRWDDILQRNPETDNDNFGVTSISFRPKSQTVAAASRDHTVKIFTHDGKLLQTLKDHKDIVWGVAWSGDGQVIASVSRDKMVKLWSRDGKLLHTLIGHTDTVWGVAWSPDYQVIASASKDKTVKLWSRDGKLLHTLIGHKDAVNWVSFSPDGKLLASVSDDLTVKLWSRDGQLLHTLKDHNRQVNGVTWSPDSKIVASASIDSTVKLWRRDGQLLKTLTGDGNNFTSLSFSPDGQILAASSEDQIKLWNREGTLLISLKGDKEKITSVSFSPDGEILAGGSSNGRVMFRNLADLKLAHLLERGCDFLQDYLQTNSKLTASDRALCPLK
- a CDS encoding P-loop NTPase fold protein; the protein is MPLDLEKFYQACNPSRPLMIGNKNDRRYYIDFASVRGGKIIEALQRTISRISPNAPTCQLFTGHLGCGKSTELLRLKAELEEQQFHVVYFESTHVLEMADVDVTDILLAIAGQVSESLEAMKIRIKPNYFTKLFSEVVDFLQTPIDLGVEAELSVGIAKITAKTKESPQLRRRLRDYLEPRTQNILQSINQELLERADKELKAKGKKGLVVIVDNLDRVAIRPLPSGRSLPEYLFIERGEQLRKLNCHVVYTIPLALTFSNDSAELQHRLGGGVAPKVLPMIPVRLRSGEIFNQGLNLIRQMVLARAFPDIEPSDRLSLITEVFDNLETLDRLCLISGGHVRDLLGLLFDCLREQDPPFERECVELVIQRQRDYRVNPIDSHEWELIFQVVQQQRVRGDIEYHTLLRSLFVFEYRDHQGAWFAVNPVLAETQKFKSWLKDNYQQI